A stretch of Desulfotalea psychrophila LSv54 DNA encodes these proteins:
- a CDS encoding SurA N-terminal domain-containing protein, whose protein sequence is MSLRTSYLSCIFTLILLSPLQAQVIDKVVAVVNNEVITLSELNAETAEIKHKITETAPADQQEEAMAEAREGALNSIIDKKLIAQKAKEARVFVSDEEVEGTIAGIQKRASLSREQFIEELKKSGLSFNTYQNNIRSQLLQRKVINYDIRSKIVIPESQIREYYEKEYTINAQDGEYYLLQIGFDWDKEEAGSKEKTLQFAKRIHAIAVKGQDFGALAEKYSTLPSAKDRGDIGFFAIDDMSENMARAISPLKPGEVSNIIESPAGYQFFKVLSGDQNNSISKAPYATVKEVIQAKLFEIQMQKDFSSWVKELKENAYIQKL, encoded by the coding sequence ATGTCTCTACGCACCAGTTACCTTTCCTGTATTTTCACCCTGATATTGCTCTCGCCTCTTCAGGCTCAAGTGATCGATAAAGTCGTTGCAGTGGTAAACAATGAAGTGATAACTCTCTCAGAACTTAATGCAGAGACAGCAGAGATCAAGCATAAAATTACCGAAACAGCTCCAGCTGACCAACAGGAAGAGGCCATGGCAGAGGCCAGAGAGGGAGCTCTCAACTCTATTATAGACAAAAAGCTTATTGCCCAAAAGGCAAAAGAGGCACGAGTATTCGTCAGCGATGAAGAGGTGGAGGGAACCATAGCGGGCATACAAAAACGAGCGAGCCTGAGCCGTGAACAGTTTATCGAAGAGCTCAAAAAATCTGGCCTTTCATTCAACACCTATCAAAACAACATACGCAGCCAACTACTCCAACGTAAAGTCATCAACTATGATATTCGTTCTAAAATTGTTATTCCGGAATCTCAAATTCGCGAATACTACGAAAAAGAATATACCATAAATGCCCAAGATGGGGAATACTACCTCTTGCAAATTGGTTTTGACTGGGACAAAGAAGAGGCCGGAAGCAAGGAGAAGACACTCCAATTTGCCAAAAGAATACATGCAATTGCAGTAAAGGGACAGGACTTCGGTGCCCTTGCCGAAAAATACTCTACCCTCCCCTCAGCAAAAGACAGAGGAGATATTGGTTTTTTCGCCATCGATGATATGAGCGAGAACATGGCCCGGGCCATCTCGCCACTCAAGCCAGGAGAGGTGAGTAATATCATCGAAAGCCCTGCTGGTTATCAATTTTTCAAAGTTTTGAGCGGAGATCAAAATAACAGCATAAGCAAAGCGCCTTACGCCACAGTAAAAGAGGTCATACAGGCAAAACTTTTTGAAATCCAAATGCAAAAAGATTTTTCCTCCTGGGTTAAGGAGCTTAAAGAAAACGCCTACATTCAAAAACTTTAA
- a CDS encoding cytochrome C assembly family protein yields MMITISDVKDIFFGLALVLSFMSCLSYIAFFVSLKEVLRSSGRVILVFSGVAQTLYILDRALFLGNIPVTTTHEALVFFAWAVTWSFLLFRWRHSVKNLGTFLSLLVFLILVVASFLPKNIIPLSPTEQTLWLPFHAGVSLLAYGFLGIAFLAGVMYLLQERELKKKRFGYFFSRLPSLDSLDMLNNHCLTVGFSFLTLGIVAGVLWARIVHGFWQCDWTVIPWLFYLVQMHQRLTVGWRGKRAATMAIIGFILAMFTLWGLAYFSGGVHGNV; encoded by the coding sequence ATGATGATAACCATAAGTGATGTAAAAGATATTTTTTTTGGGTTGGCCCTGGTGCTCTCCTTTATGTCTTGTCTAAGTTATATTGCCTTCTTTGTTTCGCTCAAAGAGGTTCTGCGCTCGTCTGGTCGTGTTATTCTTGTTTTTTCAGGTGTCGCTCAAACCCTCTATATCTTGGATCGAGCCCTGTTTCTGGGTAATATACCCGTGACAACGACGCACGAGGCCCTGGTCTTCTTTGCCTGGGCTGTGACCTGGTCATTTTTGCTCTTTCGCTGGCGACATAGTGTGAAAAATCTCGGTACGTTTTTATCTCTACTGGTTTTTTTGATCCTTGTGGTGGCATCATTTTTACCAAAAAATATTATTCCCCTTAGTCCGACAGAGCAGACCCTTTGGTTGCCCTTTCATGCCGGTGTCTCTCTCCTTGCCTATGGCTTTCTGGGGATAGCCTTTTTGGCCGGGGTGATGTATCTTCTTCAGGAACGTGAGCTTAAGAAGAAACGTTTCGGCTATTTTTTTTCTCGCCTGCCCTCCCTTGATTCCCTTGATATGCTCAATAATCATTGTTTGACGGTGGGTTTTTCATTTTTAACTCTTGGCATTGTTGCCGGTGTGCTTTGGGCTCGAATTGTTCATGGCTTCTGGCAATGCGATTGGACTGTTATACCGTGGCTTTTTTATCTTGTACAAATGCATCAACGGCTGACCGTGGGTTGGCGTGGAAAACGAGCGGCAACAATGGCTATTATTGGTTTTATTCTTGCGATGTTTACCCTCTGGGGACTAGCGTATTTCTCTGGAGGCGTACACGGTAATGTTTGA
- the dsrM gene encoding sulfate reduction electron transfer complex DsrMKJOP subunit DsrM: protein MKYAFSFLVVTALALIAGLGSMIPGTQYLFGVAIPYLAVAIFLFGFVYKVVNWAKSPVPFSIQTTCGQGKSLDFIKHNKLEAPQTKLQVMARMFLEVVFFRSLFRNTKAELHDGPKLTHESSKWLWLFALIFHYCFLLIVVRHLRLFLDPVPAAIAWVEYFDGIMQIGAPRWYMTSVGLPFACILLFGRRLWNRQVRYISLMNDYFPLVLIFGIAVTGILMRYFLHVDIITTKEMLIGLATFSPVVGGTLPGIFCIHILLVSVLLACFPYSKLMHSGGVFMSPTRNMTNASRAVRHINPWNPEIKPHSYAGYEDEFREFMVEAGLPVDKELPASKEA from the coding sequence ATGAAGTACGCCTTCTCATTCCTGGTAGTCACTGCATTGGCTCTGATTGCTGGGCTCGGATCCATGATACCGGGAACGCAATACTTATTTGGGGTCGCCATTCCGTATTTGGCCGTTGCGATTTTCCTATTCGGGTTTGTTTATAAAGTGGTGAATTGGGCGAAATCTCCAGTTCCGTTCTCTATCCAAACGACCTGTGGTCAGGGAAAATCGCTTGATTTTATTAAGCATAACAAACTTGAAGCTCCACAGACTAAATTGCAGGTAATGGCAAGAATGTTTTTGGAAGTAGTGTTCTTCCGATCTCTATTCCGTAATACCAAGGCAGAACTTCATGATGGGCCTAAGCTTACTCATGAATCTTCCAAGTGGCTCTGGTTGTTTGCTCTGATTTTTCACTACTGTTTTCTTCTTATTGTGGTTCGACATTTGCGATTGTTTCTTGATCCTGTCCCTGCCGCAATCGCCTGGGTAGAGTATTTTGATGGTATCATGCAGATAGGTGCACCTCGCTGGTATATGACCAGTGTTGGACTCCCATTTGCCTGTATTCTTCTTTTTGGTCGTCGTCTGTGGAATCGTCAGGTACGATATATCTCTTTGATGAATGATTATTTCCCACTGGTGCTTATCTTCGGGATTGCAGTAACTGGTATATTGATGAGATATTTCCTGCATGTGGATATTATCACCACTAAGGAAATGCTGATTGGTTTGGCAACCTTCTCGCCTGTTGTTGGTGGTACTTTGCCAGGTATTTTTTGTATACATATTTTGTTGGTGTCTGTGCTTTTGGCCTGCTTTCCATATAGTAAGTTGATGCATAGTGGTGGTGTTTTTATGAGCCCAACCCGTAATATGACCAATGCCTCTCGTGCTGTACGTCATATCAATCCATGGAATCCTGAGATTAAACCTCATTCTTATGCAGGTTATGAAGATGAATTCCGTGAGTTTATGGTTGAAGCTGGTCTTCCTGTGGATAAGGAACTCCCTGCTTCTAAAGAAGCATAG
- a CDS encoding precorrin-2 dehydrogenase/sirohydrochlorin ferrochelatase family protein, translating to MYPVNLNVAGRLCLVVGGGRVALRKIRNLVEHGARVRVVAPEVVPEVQALAGGGQIELLLRGFQQGDASGAFLVFAATDQVEVQAVAAADARKYGALLNSADSPELCDFQLPAYFCRGGFQLAISTDGGSPAFSRFIRQKLEDEFGDEYEYSLCLLAIIRKKALAAGLDVGHNQKMFRKLLDDDLVDCIKSESWANLSKILYCHLPKQIDAEEIMEDFRGKCCQN from the coding sequence TTGTATCCTGTTAATTTAAATGTGGCCGGCAGGCTCTGTCTTGTCGTTGGCGGTGGTCGGGTTGCCCTGCGAAAAATTCGTAATCTTGTTGAGCATGGGGCCCGGGTACGGGTTGTTGCTCCGGAGGTTGTCCCTGAGGTACAGGCGCTTGCGGGTGGTGGCCAGATAGAGCTGTTGTTACGTGGCTTTCAGCAGGGTGATGCCTCGGGGGCGTTTTTAGTTTTTGCCGCCACCGATCAGGTGGAGGTGCAGGCCGTGGCCGCAGCCGATGCCAGAAAGTATGGTGCTCTGCTCAATAGTGCTGATAGTCCGGAGCTCTGTGATTTTCAGTTACCGGCTTATTTTTGCCGGGGAGGCTTTCAGTTGGCGATTTCCACCGACGGCGGCAGCCCTGCCTTTTCCCGTTTTATTCGGCAAAAGCTTGAGGATGAGTTTGGTGATGAGTATGAGTACAGTCTCTGTTTGCTTGCCATCATCCGTAAAAAAGCACTTGCGGCGGGCCTTGATGTTGGTCATAACCAAAAGATGTTTCGCAAGCTGCTGGACGATGATCTTGTGGACTGTATAAAGAGTGAAAGTTGGGCGAATTTGTCGAAAATATTGTATTGTCATCTGCCAAAGCAGATTGATGCAGAGGAGATAATGGAGGATTTTCGTGGTAAATGTTGTCAGAATTGA
- a CDS encoding RsbRD N-terminal domain-containing protein: MIDLAEGFRNHKDKIVSQWVDYALSTYSSSRFFKIEQNKFANPIGGNFREAFAELFDLISNGEDSEKIVAPLEQFISIRSVQQFTPSQALAPLNALKHIVREVFKKDKERAHLIQELYDFDFSVDLALLAGFDVYMRFRERLYQVRIDEIKSGSHILTDSRCPSRMLKNDEKEVIS; the protein is encoded by the coding sequence GTGATTGATCTCGCAGAAGGTTTTAGGAATCATAAAGACAAGATTGTTAGTCAGTGGGTGGATTATGCCCTGTCGACATATTCTTCATCACGTTTTTTTAAAATCGAGCAGAATAAATTTGCCAATCCTATCGGTGGTAATTTCAGAGAGGCCTTTGCAGAGCTCTTTGACCTCATATCCAATGGAGAAGACTCAGAAAAAATAGTCGCCCCCCTGGAGCAATTTATCAGCATACGTTCTGTTCAGCAATTTACCCCTTCTCAGGCGCTGGCCCCCCTCAATGCTTTAAAGCATATTGTCCGTGAGGTGTTTAAAAAGGATAAAGAACGTGCCCATCTTATCCAAGAGCTCTATGATTTTGACTTTAGTGTTGATCTTGCTCTTCTGGCAGGTTTCGATGTTTATATGCGTTTTAGAGAGCGTTTGTATCAGGTTAGAATAGATGAAATAAAATCTGGATCTCATATTTTAACAGACAGCAGGTGCCCTTCGCGTATGCTGAAAAATGATGAGAAGGAAGTTATTTCTTAA
- a CDS encoding class I SAM-dependent methyltransferase, with amino-acid sequence MDIRNLPDAEREIYNRIKKKYRLTFDKLTVKDKTLRLLKIADLGEFIGDNPQLEKFLRGKMSDPQEFLQTLQDTDVSDFPFWIRLWDAAIVLSYLLTSLPQPQGKTLLELGAGLGAPGLAAASAGMDVTITDYEEMIVDFQRVSAAASGLTNVNFALFDWFAPPELKQYDILAAAEVVFREEFFEPLLNVFKKHLKPDGAIWLAHDASRRNLPKFLQLAKNDFDIAINKQEFKKEGKDIVIIVNRLTFKK; translated from the coding sequence ATGGATATTCGAAATCTTCCCGATGCGGAACGTGAGATATATAATAGAATAAAAAAGAAGTATCGCTTGACCTTTGATAAGCTCACCGTCAAAGATAAAACCCTTCGCCTTCTTAAAATTGCCGATTTGGGTGAATTTATAGGTGATAATCCCCAACTTGAAAAATTTCTTCGGGGAAAGATGAGTGATCCTCAGGAGTTTTTGCAGACCTTGCAGGATACCGATGTGTCGGATTTTCCTTTTTGGATTCGTCTGTGGGACGCGGCTATTGTCCTCTCCTACCTGCTCACCTCTCTGCCTCAACCTCAGGGCAAGACTCTTCTTGAATTGGGTGCAGGGCTTGGTGCACCGGGGCTTGCCGCTGCCTCCGCTGGAATGGATGTTACCATTACTGATTATGAAGAGATGATCGTTGATTTTCAACGGGTGAGCGCTGCCGCTTCAGGCCTGACAAATGTTAATTTTGCTCTGTTTGATTGGTTTGCCCCTCCAGAGTTGAAACAATATGATATACTTGCCGCAGCCGAGGTGGTTTTTCGAGAGGAATTTTTTGAGCCTCTCTTGAACGTGTTTAAAAAGCATCTTAAGCCGGATGGAGCTATTTGGCTTGCCCATGATGCCAGTCGTAGAAATTTGCCGAAGTTTCTTCAACTTGCTAAAAATGATTTTGATATTGCTATAAACAAACAGGAATTCAAAAAAGAGGGTAAGGATATTGTTATTATAGTTAATCGTTTAACCTTTAAGAAATAA
- a CDS encoding TlpA family protein disulfide reductase has translation MMKKKHIRLQGQFLFVALMFFFLVAGPAQANVKMPSFSLQSAVDNSLVESKAFTGNVLLVTFFATWCPPCIQEVDSLIKLQKNFVEKGFSVVALSVDQVGVSKVKDFVSSKGINYPVLMADQQVMRDFGGIYGIPVGFLVNRLGNVVKRYTGYVPEEQLEKDIIPLL, from the coding sequence ATGATGAAAAAAAAACATATCCGTTTGCAAGGCCAATTTTTGTTTGTAGCTCTGATGTTTTTCTTCCTAGTAGCTGGGCCTGCGCAGGCAAATGTTAAAATGCCATCCTTTAGCTTGCAGAGTGCTGTTGATAACTCGCTGGTGGAAAGCAAGGCTTTTACCGGTAATGTTTTGCTGGTAACTTTTTTTGCCACCTGGTGTCCTCCCTGCATACAGGAGGTGGATAGTCTTATAAAGTTACAAAAAAACTTTGTGGAAAAGGGGTTTTCGGTAGTAGCTCTCTCGGTTGATCAGGTGGGGGTAAGTAAGGTAAAAGATTTTGTCAGTAGCAAGGGAATTAACTACCCTGTACTCATGGCTGATCAGCAGGTAATGCGTGATTTCGGCGGAATTTATGGTATTCCCGTTGGCTTTTTGGTTAATCGTCTGGGGAATGTTGTTAAGCGTTACACAGGATATGTTCCCGAAGAGCAGCTTGAAAAAGATATTATCCCCCTTCTCTAG
- the hemA gene encoding glutamyl-tRNA reductase: MFEKQVFLFGVNHKTTPVAVREKIAFTDGYETALTRLQEEVGCDESYLLSTCNRVEILVYADSTRDIEAEVSRFLFAGKVPEEDCRDYLYALKGLPAVQHLFTVAASLDSMVVGEAQILGQLKTAYRHASALGCTGPLLNRLLHKSFSVAKRVRTETAIGASAVSISYAAVQLARKIFGNLDTKKVMLVGAGEMAELAAEHLVGQGVSSVVVANRTLTRAVELADKFGGTAICMEELYAQLEDVDIIISSTGAQHIIIESAEVRPIMRVRRNRPLFFIDIAVPRDLDPELNELENVYLYDIDDLSNVVEVNKSGRDHEAIKAGCIVEEETRKFDEWYQGLAVKPTVLALREKMSGIIEQELRKTLPRLHDLGEHDQRSIEKMVASISSKFLHDPLHYLKSDSCHGRDKSQAKVDTLRSVFSLKGDI; this comes from the coding sequence ATGTTTGAAAAACAGGTATTTCTTTTTGGTGTTAACCATAAGACAACACCGGTTGCGGTGCGTGAAAAAATTGCCTTTACAGATGGCTATGAAACGGCCCTGACACGATTGCAAGAGGAGGTGGGGTGCGATGAGTCCTATCTGCTCTCAACCTGTAACAGGGTCGAAATTCTTGTCTACGCAGATAGTACAAGGGATATCGAAGCCGAGGTGAGTCGTTTTCTCTTTGCAGGCAAGGTGCCCGAGGAAGATTGTCGTGATTATCTCTATGCCTTAAAGGGACTCCCTGCCGTCCAGCATCTCTTCACAGTTGCCGCAAGTCTTGACTCCATGGTGGTTGGCGAAGCACAGATTCTGGGGCAGTTGAAGACGGCCTATCGCCATGCATCTGCACTCGGCTGTACAGGTCCACTGCTCAATCGTCTCCTGCATAAATCATTTTCTGTGGCTAAACGGGTGCGTACAGAAACGGCTATTGGTGCCTCTGCGGTTTCTATTAGCTATGCCGCCGTTCAACTTGCCCGCAAGATCTTTGGTAACCTCGATACTAAAAAGGTAATGCTGGTGGGGGCAGGGGAGATGGCCGAGCTTGCCGCAGAGCATTTGGTGGGGCAGGGCGTTTCTTCAGTTGTTGTTGCCAATAGAACCCTTACCCGAGCCGTTGAACTTGCTGACAAATTTGGCGGGACGGCTATCTGTATGGAGGAGCTCTACGCTCAGCTTGAGGATGTCGATATTATCATCAGTTCGACGGGTGCCCAGCATATCATTATAGAGAGCGCTGAAGTTCGCCCTATTATGCGTGTCCGCCGTAATCGGCCCCTCTTTTTCATTGATATTGCCGTTCCCCGTGATTTGGATCCTGAACTCAATGAGTTGGAAAATGTCTATCTCTATGATATTGACGATCTGAGTAATGTGGTTGAGGTAAATAAGTCCGGTCGTGATCATGAGGCGATAAAGGCGGGCTGTATTGTTGAGGAAGAGACCCGTAAGTTTGATGAATGGTACCAGGGGCTTGCCGTTAAACCAACGGTTTTGGCCCTCCGTGAAAAAATGTCCGGGATCATAGAGCAGGAGCTGAGGAAGACCCTGCCAAGGCTTCATGACCTGGGGGAGCATGATCAGAGGAGTATAGAGAAAATGGTAGCCAGTATAAGCTCCAAATTTCTTCATGATCCCCTCCATTATCTGAAGAGCGACTCTTGTCATGGACGCGATAAAAGTCAGGCCAAGGTTGATACCCTGCGTTCAGTGTTTTCGCTTAAAGGGGATATCTAG
- a CDS encoding carboxy terminal-processing peptidase, whose product MKLMKSFFFSVLVLLFLSPVLHADSLTAEEQERDSLIGHMLSKQLPTLHYSDKELNDSLGEAAFSLYLKQLDYQKRFLLQEDVDVLHSHADSIDDNMRSGQVVLPSLGSEILLKRVAQVQQMVTKMVAAEIGHTPGEVYQSDPKKLSYAKSLAELEDRWRKILKAQVMSRYLDLEEEAQAAKGADLAGKKSGEGTRKSVSSNFKKMWAEATEKVAKQNKTFLHRLTQETLQDHTDRFFNSVARAFGPHTNYIPPASKEQFDINMRGSLEGIGALLKEEDGMIKVVRVIPGSASARQGGLEIEDAILSVGQGDEEPVDVSDMRLRDAVRLIRGAKGTEVRLTVRKNGGLKSVVPIIRDVVQMEDTFVKSLVVKGDDGARIGYINIPSFYRDFEKSKKGEKGRNSTDDTRVEVLKLKALGVDGIVLDLRNNGGGALVDAIDIAGLFVKEGPMVQVRTSMGDKRILFDQDEGIVYAGPLVILVNKFSASASEIVAAALQDYHRAVIMGGAHTHGKGSVQTVLDLNEYVPWLSMANYEDLGALKIMIQKFYRVNGGSTQYKGVEPDIVLPSIYEHLKSGERYLDYSLPWDSIEAIDYTTFSLSPDIEKIRKNSLVRVKKNKEFDIIRDEVAKAEERSLDTYIYLDIERMRGDRRMAKAARKRLGAEVGLLEEEPKSTISETEAEKESHWRQGVSRDPWVQEAGRVIADIGRQVS is encoded by the coding sequence ATGAAATTAATGAAATCGTTTTTTTTCTCAGTCCTTGTGCTGCTTTTTCTCAGCCCTGTTCTTCATGCAGATTCTTTGACGGCAGAAGAGCAGGAGAGGGATAGCCTTATTGGTCATATGCTGAGCAAGCAGTTGCCGACACTTCATTATAGCGATAAAGAACTCAATGATAGCTTGGGAGAGGCTGCCTTTAGTCTTTACCTGAAACAGCTTGATTATCAAAAACGATTTCTTCTCCAGGAGGATGTTGACGTTCTGCATAGTCACGCAGATTCCATTGATGATAATATGCGTTCCGGGCAGGTTGTTTTACCAAGTCTTGGTTCTGAGATACTTCTAAAACGTGTCGCTCAGGTGCAGCAGATGGTTACCAAAATGGTTGCCGCCGAGATTGGCCATACTCCTGGCGAGGTGTACCAGAGTGATCCTAAAAAGCTTTCCTATGCAAAATCACTGGCAGAATTAGAGGATCGCTGGCGTAAGATTCTTAAGGCTCAGGTTATGTCTCGTTATCTGGATCTTGAAGAAGAGGCGCAGGCGGCAAAGGGGGCAGATCTTGCAGGGAAAAAATCTGGAGAGGGGACGAGAAAGTCTGTTAGCTCCAATTTCAAGAAGATGTGGGCTGAGGCAACAGAGAAGGTTGCCAAGCAAAACAAGACCTTTCTGCATAGGTTGACTCAAGAGACACTGCAGGATCACACCGATCGTTTTTTTAACTCTGTAGCACGTGCCTTTGGTCCCCATACAAATTATATTCCTCCAGCGTCCAAAGAACAGTTTGATATTAATATGCGAGGCAGCCTTGAAGGTATCGGTGCCCTGTTAAAAGAAGAAGACGGTATGATCAAGGTGGTCCGGGTCATCCCCGGGAGTGCCTCTGCCAGGCAGGGTGGGCTTGAGATAGAAGATGCTATCTTGAGTGTAGGGCAGGGTGACGAAGAGCCCGTGGATGTGAGTGATATGCGCCTGCGTGATGCTGTACGTTTGATCAGGGGTGCTAAGGGCACGGAGGTTCGTCTCACCGTAAGAAAAAATGGTGGGCTGAAATCTGTTGTTCCTATTATTCGTGATGTTGTGCAGATGGAAGACACCTTTGTCAAAAGCCTGGTGGTGAAGGGGGATGATGGGGCGCGGATTGGTTATATTAATATCCCAAGTTTTTACCGTGATTTTGAAAAGAGTAAGAAGGGTGAGAAGGGGCGCAATTCAACCGATGATACCAGGGTCGAGGTGCTTAAGTTAAAGGCCTTGGGGGTTGATGGTATTGTTCTTGATTTGCGTAATAATGGTGGCGGAGCACTTGTTGATGCCATTGATATAGCTGGGCTTTTTGTTAAAGAAGGTCCCATGGTTCAGGTGCGGACCAGCATGGGGGATAAGCGCATTCTTTTTGATCAGGATGAGGGTATTGTTTACGCTGGTCCTTTGGTGATTTTGGTGAACAAGTTTTCCGCCTCGGCCTCAGAAATTGTGGCTGCGGCCCTGCAGGATTATCACCGTGCCGTTATTATGGGCGGGGCCCATACCCATGGTAAGGGGTCGGTGCAGACTGTTCTTGATCTTAATGAGTATGTACCCTGGTTGTCCATGGCAAATTACGAAGATCTTGGCGCCCTGAAAATTATGATTCAAAAGTTTTATCGGGTAAACGGTGGATCCACTCAGTATAAGGGTGTTGAGCCTGATATCGTCCTGCCAAGTATCTATGAGCATTTGAAATCCGGGGAGAGGTATCTTGATTACTCCCTGCCCTGGGATAGCATTGAGGCTATTGACTATACAACCTTTAGCCTTTCCCCCGATATAGAGAAGATACGAAAAAACAGTCTTGTCCGGGTTAAGAAGAATAAGGAGTTTGATATTATTCGGGACGAGGTGGCAAAGGCTGAAGAGCGTAGTCTGGATACCTATATTTATCTGGATATTGAGCGAATGCGGGGGGATCGAAGAATGGCCAAGGCGGCCCGTAAGCGTCTTGGCGCTGAGGTGGGTCTCTTGGAAGAGGAGCCTAAGTCGACGATTTCTGAAACAGAGGCAGAAAAAGAGAGTCACTGGCGCCAGGGGGTGAGTCGTGACCCATGGGTGCAGGAAGCAGGAAGGGTTATTGCGGATATTGGCAGGCAGGTGAGCTGA
- a CDS encoding biotin--[acetyl-CoA-carboxylase] ligase, giving the protein MIENFPTVAGVKAALMREAERSSLGVDHGLLVSRYGGFVGAKIDCYSNLSRAMDEGRNHINLHDQRGSSVASGLVILADSMTGTKGRFTRSWHAPQGGVWGCMLHANTLLPQSRQFIPFAVGLACCETMRSYGLESAALRWVNDVLYMGKKLAGFLIESYTAPLSGEVFNLVGFGINVNNRLFPPELEAIAGSLSACLGEDVDLSTFTEKFLARLAWNMGLLYFEEEKFLREERYSGEQGRHLLLERFLALTDTVGKRVVYGFDVMISPQYEAKIVAIDEMGGLVLRLADGYLKTEYSGEVRYL; this is encoded by the coding sequence ATGATTGAAAATTTTCCTACAGTAGCAGGTGTGAAGGCAGCCCTTATGCGGGAGGCGGAACGTTCTTCTCTCGGTGTTGACCACGGTCTTCTGGTGAGTCGGTATGGCGGTTTTGTTGGCGCTAAAATCGACTGTTATTCTAACCTGTCTCGGGCAATGGATGAAGGTCGCAACCATATTAATCTTCATGATCAACGGGGGAGCTCTGTTGCTTCAGGCCTGGTGATTTTGGCGGATAGTATGACGGGGACCAAGGGGCGATTCACCAGATCTTGGCACGCTCCACAGGGTGGAGTTTGGGGATGTATGCTTCATGCCAATACCCTTTTGCCACAATCTCGACAGTTTATTCCCTTTGCCGTGGGCCTTGCCTGTTGTGAGACGATGCGGTCATATGGTCTTGAGAGTGCCGCTCTTCGTTGGGTTAATGATGTCCTCTATATGGGCAAAAAGCTTGCCGGATTTTTGATAGAGTCCTATACGGCCCCTCTTTCGGGGGAGGTGTTTAATCTTGTTGGTTTTGGTATTAACGTCAACAACAGGTTATTCCCCCCTGAGTTAGAGGCTATTGCCGGTTCTCTGTCGGCTTGCCTGGGAGAGGATGTGGATCTCTCTACTTTTACAGAAAAATTTCTTGCCAGGCTTGCCTGGAATATGGGTCTGCTCTACTTTGAAGAAGAAAAATTTCTCAGGGAGGAACGCTACTCCGGTGAGCAGGGGCGTCATCTGCTTTTAGAGCGGTTTTTGGCACTTACTGACACCGTTGGCAAGCGTGTTGTTTATGGTTTTGATGTGATGATTTCCCCTCAGTATGAGGCGAAAATTGTTGCAATTGATGAGATGGGTGGACTTGTGCTTCGCCTTGCCGACGGTTATCTGAAAACAGAGTATAGCGGTGAGGTACGTTATCTCTAG
- a CDS encoding helix-turn-helix domain-containing protein, whose amino-acid sequence MSEAQTQDETLGDVLRKTRINRGLSVEEISGSTKISTKTIRAMEEDDYEQLPSPAFTHGFYGLYAKKLGLGAEEIQGQYKRESKQQTGKQLPPQHLAKDIGAMAERPLIPLFSIFGFSLLLLLFVFVIFSWFFSWNPADFLSKQLRSLDESPIVQIDRATPTHPLLDKLAEPKELSYSKPLSLHSTINTFPVQYKTENSSINFVSQGFFS is encoded by the coding sequence ATGTCAGAAGCTCAAACACAGGATGAAACACTGGGAGACGTTCTGCGCAAAACACGAATCAATCGTGGACTCAGCGTCGAAGAGATCTCTGGCAGCACAAAAATTTCCACCAAAACCATCCGGGCAATGGAGGAGGATGACTACGAACAACTGCCATCGCCAGCCTTCACCCATGGTTTTTATGGCCTCTATGCCAAAAAATTAGGCCTGGGAGCAGAAGAAATCCAAGGACAGTACAAGAGAGAGTCCAAGCAGCAAACAGGGAAACAACTTCCCCCGCAGCATCTGGCAAAGGACATAGGGGCAATGGCAGAGCGACCCCTGATTCCACTTTTCTCTATCTTTGGTTTTTCGCTCCTTCTACTTCTGTTCGTTTTCGTTATCTTCTCCTGGTTTTTTTCCTGGAATCCTGCTGATTTTCTCAGCAAGCAGTTAAGAAGCCTGGATGAAAGTCCTATTGTCCAAATAGACAGGGCAACACCAACCCATCCGCTTTTAGATAAGCTGGCCGAGCCAAAAGAGCTCTCTTACAGCAAACCCTTATCACTGCATTCGACCATCAACACCTTTCCTGTTCAGTATAAGACGGAAAATAGTTCAATCAATTTTGTCAGCCAAGGGTTCTTCAGCTAG